A genomic window from Candidatus Cloacimonadota bacterium includes:
- a CDS encoding transporter substrate-binding domain-containing protein, which produces MKRIFVIIVLIVCTGLFGLWAERRKVVIGGDAEYAPYEFINSTGMPDGYNVELSRELAKVLDWDVEFRLGKWALVMDWLQNSEIDLVQGMAFSMQRAKTFHFSTAHSVTWRSIFVRKDSSILSEADILDKSVVIQQDDVAKEYLEQIGFTGKLNHVPSQDIAIRLLNKGDYDACVANYTLGMYTIQEGKLKNIRVLPYRIHQREYCFASLNPEIIKQVDEALLQLNMDGTLNTLHQKWFAQNITNLPIHLSMVSIILLVCIPLIILSAVMVILLRRKRTQLKLKDAQFSALETALRNTQAEFIQWQNEFTAGPIVIYKCKVEPYEIIYISDNVEKWGFTAQELKELSTGFTELIFSEDRERILDESMALSLGKTTTLYYRVQSKSQGLCWVLDYCSMLLNPETNETCLYGYLLDITEQKNLEAQLLEEKERAEAASIAKSHFLANMSHEIRTPLNGITGFLQVLLQMDSPPELREIYDIMYSSGQNLLKTINDILDFSKIESGKMELMISDFNLRYLVEDVVKQFEYQNKRKGLVMSFYIEEGIPDVLKGDQLRLKQILINLMQNAIKFTEQGKIEIKAEIYTSSENDIRLLFKVIDTGIGINQTKQQDIFDNYTQADKGIASKYGGTGLGLAIVKRLVELMHGFVWVESEPQKGSCFFFILPFALHKEVSSSIPEQKHAAIHCDNCLHGRVLLAEDEPINQLVTKRQVEAWGLKVDIAQNGVEALKMHQQKPYDLILMDIQMPLMDGITATQKIRDLELTTNKHTPIIAFTAAALLGDRERFLAVGMDAYIAKPIDIYELYNLICGLLELR; this is translated from the coding sequence ATGAAGCGCATTTTTGTTATCATAGTTCTAATAGTGTGTACGGGATTATTCGGTTTATGGGCAGAGCGGCGCAAGGTTGTTATTGGCGGCGATGCGGAATATGCCCCTTATGAATTTATCAATAGTACCGGTATGCCAGATGGATATAATGTGGAACTGAGCCGGGAATTGGCAAAAGTATTAGATTGGGATGTTGAGTTTCGCCTTGGCAAATGGGCTTTAGTAATGGACTGGCTACAAAACTCCGAGATTGATCTGGTGCAGGGAATGGCTTTCAGCATGCAACGTGCTAAAACATTTCATTTTTCCACAGCGCATAGTGTAACCTGGCGTTCCATCTTTGTACGTAAAGATTCCAGTATTCTATCAGAAGCAGATATTTTAGATAAATCTGTAGTTATTCAGCAAGACGATGTAGCTAAAGAGTATCTTGAACAGATAGGTTTTACAGGTAAATTAAATCATGTTCCTTCTCAAGATATTGCAATTCGGCTATTGAACAAAGGAGATTATGACGCCTGCGTTGCTAATTACACTCTGGGAATGTATACAATACAAGAGGGGAAACTCAAAAATATAAGAGTTCTTCCCTATCGCATTCATCAACGAGAATACTGTTTTGCTTCCTTAAATCCTGAGATTATTAAACAAGTAGATGAGGCACTGCTCCAGTTGAATATGGATGGCACTCTTAACACTCTGCATCAAAAATGGTTTGCGCAAAATATTACAAATCTCCCTATTCATCTTAGTATGGTAAGTATAATTCTTTTAGTTTGCATTCCGTTAATAATCCTTTCTGCAGTTATGGTAATTCTACTAAGGCGAAAACGAACTCAATTGAAGCTCAAGGACGCCCAATTTTCCGCCTTAGAAACAGCCCTACGTAATACACAAGCAGAATTTATCCAGTGGCAAAATGAGTTTACTGCCGGACCTATCGTAATCTATAAGTGCAAAGTAGAGCCTTATGAGATTATCTACATCTCCGATAACGTGGAAAAATGGGGTTTTACAGCCCAAGAATTGAAAGAGTTATCTACAGGTTTTACGGAACTCATATTTTCTGAGGATCGCGAACGCATTTTAGATGAGAGTATGGCACTCAGTTTGGGCAAAACAACCACGCTGTATTACAGAGTTCAGAGCAAATCTCAAGGATTGTGTTGGGTTTTAGATTACTGTAGTATGTTACTGAATCCCGAAACTAACGAAACCTGCTTATATGGTTACCTGCTTGATATTACTGAACAAAAAAACCTTGAGGCTCAACTTCTGGAAGAAAAAGAAAGAGCAGAAGCTGCCAGTATTGCTAAAAGTCATTTCCTGGCAAATATGAGCCACGAAATCCGTACCCCACTTAATGGTATAACCGGATTTTTGCAAGTTTTACTACAGATGGATTCGCCTCCAGAATTGAGAGAGATTTACGACATCATGTATTCTTCCGGCCAAAATCTGCTTAAAACAATCAATGATATACTGGATTTTTCAAAGATTGAAAGCGGTAAAATGGAATTAATGATAAGCGACTTTAACTTACGCTATTTGGTCGAAGATGTTGTTAAGCAATTTGAGTATCAGAATAAGCGCAAAGGTTTGGTAATGAGCTTCTATATTGAAGAGGGCATCCCAGATGTTTTGAAAGGAGATCAACTACGTTTAAAACAGATATTGATCAATCTGATGCAAAACGCCATAAAATTTACCGAACAAGGTAAAATAGAAATAAAAGCAGAGATTTACACTTCCTCAGAAAATGATATCCGCTTGCTGTTTAAAGTAATAGATACGGGGATAGGAATCAACCAAACCAAACAACAAGATATTTTCGATAACTATACTCAGGCAGACAAGGGCATAGCATCCAAATATGGAGGTACCGGTTTGGGGCTTGCCATAGTTAAACGCTTAGTAGAGCTGATGCACGGCTTTGTGTGGGTAGAAAGTGAACCGCAAAAAGGAAGTTGTTTCTTCTTCATCTTACCTTTTGCTCTACACAAAGAAGTATCAAGTTCCATACCCGAACAAAAACATGCTGCCATACACTGTGACAACTGTTTGCATGGGCGGGTTTTACTTGCCGAGGATGAACCAATAAATCAATTAGTAACAAAGCGGCAAGTGGAAGCTTGGGGCTTGAAGGTGGATATAGCTCAAAACGGTGTTGAAGCCCTAAAAATGCACCAGCAGAAACCATACGATCTAATCTTAATGGATATTCAAATGCCGCTAATGGATGGTATTACTGCAACGCAAAAAATTCGTGATCTTGAACTGACTACGAACAAACACACTCCCATAATTGCCTTTACTGCCGCAGCTTTGTTAGGGGATAGAGAGCGTTTTCTGGCTGTGGGAATGGATGCCTACATAGCAAAACCCATAGATATTTACGAGCTGTATAATTTAATCTGTGGTTTGCTGGAACTCAGATAA
- the udk gene encoding uridine kinase → MTQTARLILIAGGTCSGKTTIAKAIGRRLTDLKTVIVSHDNYYKDLSYLPIEERGRVNFDHPDAIDKGYLVSDILDMLAGKAVNVPDYSFVTHSRNEGSLCIAEADVIILEGIFALYYKELLELSDLKIYVDTDADLRLARRIGRDIIDRGRNVENVLDQYLQTVKPSHEAFIEPSKKNADVIIPGDKEFDKVLYMLNGYLLYELVSNTRRS, encoded by the coding sequence ATGACACAAACGGCAAGATTGATACTGATAGCCGGAGGGACATGCTCTGGAAAAACAACTATTGCTAAAGCTATTGGCCGAAGATTAACCGATTTGAAAACAGTGATAGTTTCACACGATAACTATTATAAAGACCTCTCTTACTTGCCCATAGAAGAAAGAGGCAGAGTTAACTTTGATCATCCAGATGCTATAGATAAAGGATATCTAGTTTCAGATATTCTTGATATGCTGGCAGGAAAGGCAGTTAACGTACCCGATTATAGTTTTGTAACTCATAGCCGCAATGAAGGCAGCTTGTGTATTGCCGAAGCAGACGTAATTATCTTAGAGGGAATTTTTGCTCTATATTACAAAGAGTTATTGGAACTTTCGGATCTGAAGATATATGTGGATACTGATGCAGATTTGCGATTGGCTCGCCGGATTGGAAGAGACATAATTGACCGCGGCAGAAATGTGGAAAACGTTTTAGATCAATATTTACAAACTGTTAAACCTTCCCATGAGGCATTTATTGAACCCAGCAAAAAGAATGCCGATGTTATTATTCCTGGCGATAAAGAATTTGATAAGGTGTTGTATATGTTAAATGGGTATTTACTTTACGAATTGGTAAGTAATACCCGCCGTAGTTAG
- a CDS encoding FapA family protein has protein sequence MNKILTSKSGNLSLELRQDSASAWLTVKRSGCLVDEKEILDLIDEAGIKSGFDEAMQLIRERGIEKDFDKPFPIAVCKKGDQKEASLNYHFDPDSSLCAPSEINLEDLVHISYVNEGDVVATFSDNIFERDGSIYDIFGELITPPVINEEEALTLAGEGVRYEARDFVAETSGYPYLDQDKRICILTHLRVKAEEVPRHEFIRSPLELEIEGDISKVQIATARSLKVNGSLNECSVYIEGDLIVSNDIIGCTNPGIQVLGNMQVSSIKQSRVFVKEDIQFDNSIENSNVACDGNLIGTRSDSRITGGLSQAGGNIQIGIAGSESAEETEIEIAISPFYRGLLMQMTKEAVRMRDEGDNKALDELHERIKLCETELDRQLNNFLKRPADIKKSVRVEADVYPKTLFRILKHSYQIKTRQSGISIIEKD, from the coding sequence ATGAATAAAATACTCACCAGCAAAAGTGGTAACTTAAGCTTGGAATTGAGGCAAGATAGTGCCTCGGCCTGGCTAACGGTTAAACGAAGCGGATGCTTAGTAGACGAAAAAGAGATATTAGACCTCATCGATGAAGCAGGGATAAAATCCGGTTTTGATGAGGCTATGCAACTCATCCGGGAACGGGGAATCGAAAAAGATTTCGATAAACCCTTTCCCATCGCAGTGTGCAAAAAGGGAGATCAGAAGGAAGCTAGTTTAAACTACCATTTCGATCCAGATTCTAGCTTGTGTGCTCCTTCCGAAATCAACCTGGAAGATCTTGTTCACATATCTTATGTAAATGAGGGAGATGTTGTTGCAACTTTCTCCGATAACATATTTGAGCGAGATGGCAGCATCTACGACATCTTTGGTGAGTTAATTACTCCGCCTGTTATCAACGAAGAGGAGGCATTAACTCTTGCCGGTGAGGGCGTACGTTACGAAGCAAGGGATTTTGTAGCAGAAACATCAGGATACCCATATTTGGATCAAGATAAGCGCATTTGCATTTTGACCCACCTGCGAGTAAAAGCGGAAGAAGTACCTCGCCATGAATTTATCAGAAGTCCTTTAGAGCTAGAGATTGAAGGAGATATTAGTAAGGTGCAGATAGCCACAGCACGTTCTCTTAAAGTAAATGGCAGCCTCAATGAATGCAGTGTCTATATCGAAGGAGATCTAATTGTATCTAACGATATTATTGGTTGCACAAACCCGGGTATTCAAGTTCTAGGCAATATGCAGGTATCTAGCATTAAACAATCTAGAGTGTTTGTAAAAGAAGATATTCAATTTGATAACAGCATAGAGAATTCAAATGTTGCATGCGATGGAAACCTCATTGGAACTAGATCGGATTCGCGCATAACCGGAGGTTTGAGCCAAGCAGGGGGAAACATACAGATAGGCATTGCCGGTTCTGAATCTGCGGAGGAAACCGAGATCGAGATTGCCATCAGTCCCTTTTACCGTGGCTTATTAATGCAAATGACAAAAGAAGCGGTTCGTATGCGTGACGAGGGAGATAACAAAGCACTGGACGAACTACATGAACGCATAAAGCTATGTGAAACAGAATTAGATAGGCAACTGAATAACTTTCTCAAGCGTCCAGCCGATATCAAGAAGAGCGTTCGAGTTGAAGCAGATGTGTATCCCAAAACTTTATTTAGAATACTTAAACACTCGTATCAGATTAAAACCCGTCAAAGCGGAATAAGTATTATTGAAAAGGATTAA
- a CDS encoding polyphenol oxidase family protein: protein MKGIFLHMGTRIPDYRGIMKTQKDIILKGRNIPINNVVICEQTHSNMVHLCSVEDNGAGVKDHPQIAVADGLVTNICNQYLLIRTADCFPVMFFDEYQKVVAGVHSGREGTRKNIVGEAVKVMVEHYGCKPENIVAHIGAGICEQHYEVSELLWDEFNQNLEQMDLCPCNKQYRHLNLRATIHQQLIQAKLKFININNVQECTYENKDYFSYRKEKGNNRQINIIGICNE, encoded by the coding sequence ATGAAGGGTATCTTTTTGCACATGGGCACGCGGATTCCAGACTATCGTGGGATAATGAAAACACAGAAGGACATTATTCTAAAGGGTAGAAATATCCCTATAAACAACGTTGTTATTTGCGAACAAACTCATTCTAACATGGTTCATTTATGCTCTGTGGAAGATAATGGGGCAGGAGTGAAAGATCATCCTCAAATTGCAGTTGCAGACGGCTTAGTAACCAATATCTGCAATCAGTACTTACTAATCCGTACGGCGGATTGCTTTCCGGTTATGTTCTTCGACGAGTATCAAAAGGTGGTGGCAGGAGTACACAGCGGGCGTGAGGGTACCAGAAAGAATATTGTAGGAGAAGCGGTTAAGGTGATGGTTGAACACTATGGGTGCAAACCGGAAAACATCGTGGCTCATATTGGTGCGGGGATATGCGAACAGCACTATGAGGTAAGCGAATTACTCTGGGACGAATTCAATCAAAATCTTGAACAAATGGATTTGTGCCCGTGTAACAAGCAATATAGGCACCTAAACCTTCGGGCAACAATTCATCAACAGCTTATTCAAGCAAAGCTGAAATTCATCAATATCAATAACGTGCAAGAGTGCACCTACGAAAATAAAGATTACTTCTCCTACCGCAAAGAAAAGGGAAACAACAGACAAATCAATATAATTGGGATTTGCAATGAATAA
- a CDS encoding tetratricopeptide repeat protein has protein sequence MSIEQTIIQAQELGKKNWVQAMHILNSAAEEYPNEARLQTTMAELFISRLQYSMALKHYLRSLALDPENLRVVVAIAGCYLALGEYRLALIYYKRIPDPPEEILYNIGYAQALMGSHQECIDTMQKLRKRLPKHPYVYFVIIEQYIEMRESDEAMRYLRKAQECCPDHVQLNLFAGLIYSDKKMWLQAYYYYRKASKMAKINNPEHMIRYSAAALQTGLPQESISILLQCEKAWPYLSEIYLNLVKTYLFIGDTKSAASVIKRAKNSLSHLSPALKIMQERLKKQE, from the coding sequence ATGAGTATTGAGCAAACAATAATCCAAGCCCAAGAATTAGGTAAAAAAAATTGGGTGCAAGCTATGCATATACTCAATAGCGCCGCAGAAGAATACCCTAACGAAGCGCGGCTACAAACAACTATGGCAGAGCTATTTATCTCACGCTTACAGTATAGCATGGCATTAAAACACTATTTGCGCTCATTGGCATTAGATCCGGAAAACCTCAGAGTAGTTGTAGCAATTGCTGGATGCTATCTGGCTTTGGGTGAATACCGTCTAGCCCTTATTTATTACAAACGCATACCAGATCCTCCGGAAGAGATACTTTACAATATTGGTTATGCCCAAGCCTTGATGGGAAGTCATCAAGAATGCATAGATACTATGCAAAAGCTTCGCAAACGCTTGCCCAAACATCCGTATGTGTATTTTGTAATTATCGAACAATACATTGAAATGCGAGAATCTGATGAAGCAATGCGATATCTGAGAAAGGCACAAGAATGCTGTCCAGATCATGTCCAGCTAAATCTATTTGCAGGACTAATCTACTCGGATAAAAAAATGTGGTTACAAGCTTACTACTACTATCGTAAAGCCAGTAAAATGGCAAAGATAAATAATCCGGAACATATGATTCGTTATTCTGCTGCCGCCCTACAAACCGGCTTACCCCAAGAATCTATTTCCATTTTGTTGCAATGTGAAAAGGCTTGGCCCTACCTGAGTGAAATCTACCTGAACTTGGTTAAAACATACCTGTTTATTGGCGATACTAAATCTGCCGCAAGCGTTATTAAGCGGGCTAAGAACAGCCTTTCTCACCTCAGCCCGGCACTAAAAATTATGCAAGAGAGATTAAAAAAGCAAGAATAA